The Castanea sativa cultivar Marrone di Chiusa Pesio chromosome 11, ASM4071231v1 genome contains a region encoding:
- the LOC142616642 gene encoding uncharacterized protein LOC142616642, translated as MDSSQSVDAATHVTDRVLYRRLVEIGVDAEESMRIMAFWMWVEAQGFVELVPKISANNDQLLAMVADETKAILATLDPSSTTPITQNLCPITSLILYPVSVDEIFGDKDLVSEGVSEVHNQVCSVLFKDVFEEGDKSGKTEGSVTEVGDGSGKDGNEGSGKTLNPFAKEWDPAVERAPEEDRCLFLTFSNGYPLSDNQIVEFFNQKYGPCVERVYVHKPDPNAPALFGKIVFNTALVTTMIMNTLHQAKFNVDGKPLWCKRFDLSKKHGGEQK; from the exons ATGGACTCTTCACAATCTGTTGATGCTGCAACTCATGTCACTGACAGGGTTCTCTATCGCCGTCTGGTAGAGATTGGAGTAGATGCAGAAGAGTCCATGAGGATCATGGCGTTTTGGATGTGGGTAGAGGCACAAGGGTTTGTTGAACTGGTCCCTAAGATATCTGCCAACAATGACCAGCTCTTGGCAATGGTGGCTGATGAAACCAAGGCCATTTTGGCCACTCTTGACCCCAGTTCCACTACACCAATTACTCAAAATCTCTGCCCTATCACTTCCTTGATTTTGTACCCCGTCTCGGTTGATGAAATCTTTGGGGACAAAGACCTCGTCTCCGAAGGTGTCTCTGAGGTTCACAACCAAGTTTGTAGTGTTCTTTTCAAGGATGTGTTTGAAGAAGGAGATAAGAGTGGAAAAACTGAGGGTAGTGTGACCGAAGTTGGGGACGGTTCAGGCAAAGACGGGAATGAGGGCAGTGGGAAAACTTTGAACCCTTTTGCCAAGGAATGGGATCCTGCCGTAGAGCGTGCTCCTGAGGAAGATAGGTGTTTGTTCCTGACTTTCTCTAATGGCTATCCTCTCAGTGACAACCAAATTGTCGAGTTCTTTAACCA GAAGTATGGTCCTTGTGTTGAGAGGGTTTACGTGCACAAGCCAGATCCAAATGCACCTGCTTTGTTCGGGAAAATCGTCTTCAACACTGCCTTGGTTACAACTATGATCATGAATACACTTCATCAGGCTAAGTTTAATGTGGATGGCAAACCGCTATGGTGTAAGCGGTTTGATTTATCTAAGAAACATGGCGGCGAGCAGAAGTGA